A portion of the Acidobacteriaceae bacterium genome contains these proteins:
- a CDS encoding SOS response-associated peptidase family protein — MCYSARVRQNLKHLSRRYEAEVDWEAFEDAYRRRAEGEDIKMSRDLQRNFANPETEVQKRTAGYIAQYLKEKRTDWESEVFVQKRRIAVAEEALAKKETKKAREDVRIGTAKSQALLEQLADLRRTEPNNEDARIFPMIYAPVLIRENDKTLIRPMRYACRLAGKPADYDKRFPGTYNARRDSLDDYWSKVYGQHHAVLVISGFYENVPLHLYEHRKLAPEEKPKNLVLEFDPQPSSDMLVACIWDRWTKPNEPDLYSFAAITDEPLPEVAATGHQRTIITLQEKYLSEWLTPSGASKERLEHILSDKEVPYYVHQIAA, encoded by the coding sequence ATGTGTTACTCGGCACGAGTTCGACAGAACCTCAAACACCTCTCGCGCCGCTACGAGGCGGAAGTCGATTGGGAGGCGTTTGAAGACGCATACCGCCGCCGAGCCGAAGGCGAAGACATCAAGATGTCGCGCGATTTGCAGCGCAACTTCGCAAACCCGGAAACGGAGGTTCAAAAGCGCACCGCCGGATACATCGCTCAGTACCTCAAAGAGAAGCGAACGGATTGGGAGAGCGAAGTCTTCGTTCAGAAGCGGCGTATCGCGGTTGCCGAAGAAGCCCTCGCAAAGAAGGAAACGAAGAAGGCTCGGGAAGACGTTCGCATCGGGACTGCTAAGTCTCAGGCTCTGCTGGAACAGCTGGCAGATCTCAGAAGAACCGAACCCAACAATGAAGACGCCCGCATCTTCCCGATGATCTACGCGCCAGTCCTCATTCGAGAAAATGATAAGACCCTCATTCGTCCCATGCGCTACGCCTGCCGGTTGGCGGGAAAGCCCGCAGACTACGACAAGCGGTTTCCGGGAACGTACAACGCGCGGCGCGACAGTCTGGATGACTACTGGAGCAAGGTCTACGGGCAGCATCATGCCGTGTTGGTCATTTCAGGCTTCTACGAGAATGTTCCGCTTCATCTCTATGAACATCGCAAGCTAGCTCCCGAAGAGAAACCAAAGAATCTCGTCCTAGAGTTCGATCCTCAACCATCCAGCGACATGCTCGTAGCCTGCATCTGGGACCGCTGGACGAAACCCAATGAGCCAGACCTCTACTCGTTCGCCGCGATTACCGATGAACCGCTTCCTGAAGTCGCTGCAACGGGACATCAGCGCACCATCATCACGCTTCAGGAGAAGTATCTGTCCGAATGGCTTACTCCGAGCGGAGCGAGCAAAGAACGACTAGAACACATACTCTCGGATAAGGAAGTCCCGTACTACGTGCATCAGATTGCTGCGTAA
- a CDS encoding recombinase RecA, whose product MVRPVVSSGIDALDELIQGGLPVGAVTEFVGEECSGRMSLALSFLSQITAMGKVCAWIDASNTFDPSSAASVGVDLKRLLWVRCGVSEATVEPETRKFALPAACFASKPGLKGLHGGGHGTHPRSEVKGLSAAVDKFLSNETVTARCAEPISKPRPAPRHFESSLKSSTVPVRTPRRAKVYSAVEQALRTTDLLIQTGGFSAIVLDFGEIASEVVSKIELSTWHRYRVASEQTQSSIVLLSQYACAKSGSELQLRLSALENLREERTVFTGLKARAEVLRQRFPQAPSNVVPMRKSPQRICEARWDHRASWAGPR is encoded by the coding sequence ATGGTGCGCCCGGTCGTTTCGTCGGGCATAGACGCTCTTGACGAACTGATACAGGGGGGCTTGCCCGTTGGGGCGGTTACGGAGTTTGTAGGAGAAGAGTGCTCCGGGCGTATGTCGCTGGCCCTGTCGTTCCTGTCGCAGATTACGGCGATGGGCAAGGTGTGCGCTTGGATCGACGCCTCCAATACCTTTGACCCCTCATCGGCGGCTTCGGTCGGCGTAGACCTCAAGCGGCTCTTGTGGGTGCGTTGCGGTGTCAGCGAGGCAACCGTCGAACCTGAGACACGGAAGTTTGCTCTTCCCGCAGCGTGCTTCGCTTCCAAGCCTGGATTGAAGGGACTTCATGGCGGCGGACATGGAACGCACCCACGATCAGAGGTCAAAGGACTTTCAGCCGCTGTCGATAAGTTCTTGAGCAACGAAACAGTGACTGCCAGATGTGCGGAGCCAATCTCAAAACCTCGGCCTGCTCCACGGCACTTTGAGTCCAGCTTGAAATCGTCCACTGTACCTGTACGCACCCCGCGACGCGCGAAAGTCTACAGCGCGGTTGAGCAAGCACTAAGGACAACAGACCTGTTGATTCAGACTGGCGGTTTCAGCGCAATCGTTCTTGACTTTGGAGAGATCGCCAGCGAAGTGGTCTCTAAAATCGAGCTGTCCACTTGGCATAGGTATAGGGTCGCGTCGGAGCAGACCCAATCGAGCATCGTGCTCCTCTCGCAATACGCTTGTGCCAAGAGCGGCTCAGAATTACAGCTTCGGCTTTCCGCGCTGGAGAACCTGAGAGAAGAGCGAACGGTATTCACCGGTCTCAAGGCCCGCGCAGAAGTGCTTCGACAGCGTTTCCCGCAAGCTCCCTCGAACGTCGTACCAATGCGAAAGTCACCTCAACGGATCTGTGAAGCTCGCTGGGATCATCGCGCGAGTTGGGCAGGTCCCCGATGA